A stretch of Lathyrus oleraceus cultivar Zhongwan6 chromosome 6, CAAS_Psat_ZW6_1.0, whole genome shotgun sequence DNA encodes these proteins:
- the LOC127093328 gene encoding L-arabinokinase — translation MRIEQESDGVSASRKHLVFAYYVTGHGFGHATRVTEVARHLIDAGHDVHVVTGAPDFVFTSAVESPRLFIRKVLLDCGAVQADALTVDRLASLEKYSETAVKPRAKILAIETEWLNSIKADLVVSDVVPVACRAAADAGIRSVCVTNFSWDFIYAEYVMAAGLHHRSIVWQIAEDYSHCEFLIRLPGYCPMPAFRDVIDVPLVVRRLHKSAKEVRKELNVPEDVKLVILNFGGQPSGWKLKEDFLPPGWLCLVCGASENEDLPPNFRTLPKDAYTPDIIAACDCMLGKIGYGTCSEALAYKCPFVFVRRDYFNEEPFLRNMLEYYQCGVEMIRRDLITGHWRPYLERAISLKPCYEAGINGGEVAAHILQETAFGKNYASDKLSGARRLRDAIVLGYQLQRAPGRDIAIPEWYATAEDQLGQSLPSSPLDNSGFTSHSGVEDFDILHGDVQGLPDTVAFLQSLSELVEKHTRRERKAAANLFNWEEEIFVTRAPGRLDVMGGIADYSGSLVLQMPIREACHVALQRVHPSKHRLWKHAEARQNDKGGDPTAVLQIVSYGSELGNRGPTFDMDLSDFMDGDKPISYKKARKYFAQDPSQKWAAYVAGAILVLMTELGVKFEDSISMLVSSAVPEGKGVSSSASVEVASMAAIAAAHGLNISSRDLALLCQKVENHIVGAPCGVMDQMASACGEANKLLAMICQPAEIVGLVEIPSHIRVWGIDSGIRHSVGGADYGSVRIGAFMGMKMIKSRASQELTEMCAANGLNSDEVEQDDIELLKQETSLDYLCNLMPHRFEALYAKTIPESVDGETFLEKYTNHNDPVTVIDEKCNYGVRAPTIHPIYENFRVKTFKALLTSASSADQLTTLGELLYQCHYSYSACGLGSDGTDRLVHLVQELQHSAASKSEGGTLFGAKITGGGSGGTVCVIGRNCLKSSEQIFEIQQRYKKATGYLPFIFEGSSPGAGKFGYLKILRRATPKKVDSYGDFNAVLTENES, via the exons ATGAGAATCGAGCAAGAAAGTGATGGAGTCTCAGCTTCCAGAAAACATCTCGTTTTTGCCTATTACGTTACTGGTCATGGTTTTGGACATGCAACTCGAGTCACCGAG GTGGCGAGGCATTTGATCGATGCAGGACATGATGTGCATGTGGTAACTGGTGCTCCTGATTTTGTTTTTACCTCTGCGGTTGAGTCTCCAAGATTATTCATTCGCAAG GTGCTTTTGGATTGTGGAGCTGTTCAGGCAGATGCTTTGACTGTCGATCGCCTTGCTTCTTTGGAGAAG TATTCTGAAACAGCAGTAAAGCCCCGAGCTAAAATCTTGGCAATAGAAACGGAGTGGCTGAACTCTATCAAAGCTGACTTAGTG GTCTCTGATGTTGTTCCGGTTGCCTGTCGCGCCGCAGCAGATGCTGGCATTAGATCTGTCTGTGTGACCAATTTCAG TTGGGACTTCATCTATGCAGAGTATGTCATGGCTGCTGGACTTCATCATCGTTCAATAGTTTGGCAG ATAGCTGAGGACTATTCCCATTGCGAGTTCCTTATTCGCCTCCCGGGATATTGTCCAA TGCCTGCTTTTCGCGATGTTATTGATGTCCCTTTGGTGGTGAGGAGGCTGCACAAATCTGCAAAAGAG GTGAGGAAGGAGCTTAATGTGCCTGAGGATGTGAAGCTAGTTATTCTCAACTTCGGCGGGCAG CCATCAGGATGGAAGTTGAAGGAGGATTTTTTACCGCCTGGCTGGTTGTGCCTG GTTTGTGGTGCTTCTGAGAATGAGGACCTACCACCGAATTTTAGAACATTGCCTAAAGATGCATATACGCCCGACATTATTGCAGCATGTGACTGTATGCTTG GAAAAATTGGATATGGCACCTGTAGTGAAGCCTTGGCATACAAGTGTCCCTTTGTCTTTGTAAGAAGAGATTATTTCAACGAAGAGCCATTTTTGAGAAATATGCTTGAG TATTATCAATGTGGTGTCGAAATGATCAGAAGAGATTTAATCACCGGTCATTGGAGGCCTTATCTTGAACGTGCTATAAGTTTGAAACCCTGCTATGAAGCAGGCATTAATGGTGGCGAG GTAGCAGCTCACATCCTTCAGGAGACGGCTTTTGGAAAAAATTATGCATCGGATAAG CTTAGCGGTGCAAGAAGATTGCGTGATGCCATAGTTCTTGGTTATCAACTCCAAAGAGCTCCCGGCCGAGATATTGCAATCCCTGAATGGTATGCTACAGCCGAAGACCAACTTGGCCAGTCATTACCTAGTTCTCCTCTGGATAATAGCGGCTTTACATCCCATTC GGGAGTTGAGGACTTTGACATTCTTCATGGAGATGTCCAAGGTCTTCCAGATACTGTGGCGTTCTTACAGAGCCTATCCGAGTTGGTTGAAAAACACACAAGGCGAGAGCGCAAGGCTGCGGCTAATCTCTTCAATTGGGAG GAAGAAATTTTCGTAACGAGAGCTCCGGGAAGGTTAGATGTAATGGGCGGTATTGCTGATTATTCTGGTAGCCTTGTCCTGCAG ATGCCAATTAGAGAAGCCTGTCACGTTGCTTTGCAAAGAGTTCATCCGAGTAAGCATAGACTTTGGAAACATGCCGAGGCCAGACAGAATGACAAAGGCGGGGATCCAACTGCTGTCTTGCAAATT GTATCATACGGCTCGGAGTTAGGCAACCGCGGTCCTACGTTTGACATGGATTTGTCTGATTTCATGGATGGAGACAAGCCAATCTCATATAAGAAAGCAAGAAAATACTTTGCTCAAGATCCATCGCAAAA GTGGGCAGCATATGTTGCTGGGGCAATTTTGGTCTTAATGACCGAATTAGGCGTGAAATTTGAAGATAGTATAAGCATGCTG GTTTCATCCGCGGTCCCAGAAGGGAAAGGTGTATCATCTTCTGCATCCGTCGAGGTCGCTAGTATGGCTGCTATTGCAGCAGCTCACG GATTAAATATCAGCTCAAGGGATCTGGCTTTGCTCTGCCAGAAG GTCGAAAATCACATTGTCGGAGCTCCATGCGGTGTCATGGACCAGATGGCTTCAGCATGTGGTGAAGCTAACAAACTTCTAGCTATGATTTGCCAG CCTGCAGAAATTGTCGGCCTCGTCGAAATTCCAAGTCATATCCGGGTTTGGGGAATTGATTCTGGAATAAGACACAG TGTTGGAGGTGCAGATTATGGATCTGTCAGAATCGGGGCATTCATGGGCATGAAGATGATAAAGTCGAGGGCTTCTCAGGAATTGACTGAGATGTGTGCCGCAAATGGGTTGAATTCCGATGAAGTTGAACAAGATGACATCGAGCTACTTAAACAAGAAACCTCCTTAGATTACTTATGCAATTTAATGCCTCACAG ATTTGAGGCTCTTTACGCCAAGACGATACCTGAGTCCGTTGATGGTGAGACATTTTTGGAGAAATATACAAACCATAACGATCCTGTCACTGTTATTGATGAGAAGTGTAATTACGGAGTGAGAGCTCCCACAATACATCCTATCTATGAAAATTTCCGAGTCAAG ACCTTCAAAGCACTTCTGACATCAGCAAGTTCAGCCGATCAACTCACAACCTTAGGAGAATTGCTATATCAG TGCCACTACAGCTATAGTGCTTGTGGACTTGGCTCTGATGGAACAGATAGGCTTGTACACTTGGTACAAGAATTGCAGCATAGTGCAGCGTCCAAATCCGAAGGCGGGACATTGTTTGGCGCCAAGATCACTGGCGGGGGCTCGGGTGGAACAGTTTGCGTAATCGGTAGAAATTGTCTCAAGAGCAGTGAACAAATTTTCGAg ATTCAGCAGAGGTACAAAAAAGCTACTGGTTACTTGCCGTTTATTTTCGAGGGATCGTCGCCAGGTGCGGGAAAGTTCGGCTACCTGAAGATTCTCCGGCGAGCTACTCCGAAAAAAGTTGACAGCTATGGTGATTTTAATGCAGTCTTGACAGAGAATGAAAGCTGA